The sequence AAGCAAAAAGTTTTGAAATAAGATGTGTTTTCTAATCTCGTCACATTACAAAAGGGTATAAACTCTGTGTCTCTGAACTTACATCTTCTAATCATTTATTTCTGAGAGAAAAATAAATTTGGAAGAAGAACGGAAATTCAAATTCTTTATATATACAGTCAATTTAATGGGTCTGTATTAGTATTATTACAACTGTTTCCATTACCAAATCAGTGCTTAACCAGCATAGCTTCGagttttcttttccttgctgcaGTTTTTAGCTTCTCCAATGCAACAAGCCCCACTTGCCTTACTCTCTCTCTTGATAATTCAATCCTGAATATACAAAAGACGGAGTTTTAGATTTTTGTTAGTTTAATGGCTGCCAATACATGTATATACTAGTCAAAAACTCTGACTTTTCTGTCCATTTTCTAGCCTCGGTTAACTTCTTTTTGCACAGCAAAAGATTAAACTATTCACTGTTACAGGTATCAACTGTGTACCCATTAAAAGCCAAGTCAAGGTCAAGGTTAATGAGTTCTGGGCAGCCAACCATAACAGTGTTGATTATCAAGTATTGGTTCATTTTCCAGGTATGGAAGTATggcttctttgtttttctttaaaataGTGAATTAAGAACACTGTCCTACTTGAAAAGTTCAAATGAAAAATTGCGAGAAAACTATGTATGCACTTCACTCTTACCGTCTGCTAATATCTTCCCATGTCAGACACTCTTTATCCAGGCCATAGTAAAGGCGTATGATATCTTGCTCACGTGTCCCAAGTGTTGTGCTGATGAGATTGTTAACTTCTTCCTGAAGATAATGTATTATAAGATACATTTAGTGGAAGTGGTTAGACCTTATTACCTACATCTAGAAGGTTGCTAGCAGAAATTGTTGGACCCATGGAATTGCAGTTTAAAATTATATGGTGAATGTGGCTTTACCTGGAGTGACCATTCATCTACTCCATGCCATGGATTGTTCTCAAGACAAGTATCTGTGATGTACTGTAAATTACAAAAAACTTATTTGGTTAACAACGAAATACTAAAATCAGGAGTGTTCAAGGAATCATGTCTAAATTTCTGTTAAAAGAGAATGATGGAGTAGATAAACATACACTGTGAAGTGTTTCCCCTGGAAGACCATTGATTGAGGGAAATGCTTCTCTATCAAGTGAAAAGATCTTACTGACCGCCTGCATTTAAGAGATTTAAAAGTAAAACAACGATAGAATCGATTTGCATcatgtataaaaaaaatgaaggaaATGAGAGTTCTGAAAGCTTGAATATACGGTACCTCTGTAGCATTTGTAACTTTTTTCTTGGACATGTTCAAGCATTCTGCAATTCTCTGACAGAGAAAGAAGTTCATGTCAATCTCAACAAGATACATGGAAGGGAAACACGATACTTTATCATGGGAGGTTTTTCTAGAGAATCTCAATTAAGTAAAATTGTTTAGGTCAGACATCCTAAGTGAAGCAAACTTCACTTCAATCACTCACCCGTAAACAAGATAAAGTAAAATCTGAAATTTGTATCAACCTGAGTCTTACATCAGTCGAGTGCTCAGCTAACCAAgacaaacaaactagaacgagtgaCTGAGAATTGTCTTGTAAAGCAATCGGCAGAAATAATTGACGTGAATAATTGTGCTTAGTTATTTAAAATAGAAAAGTAGTTAGCTTACATCTACTGATGGGGTTATTCCATTCTCCTCCAATCGGATTTTTGCATTACGGATTAAGCTTAACCTCTCATGCAAATGACTAGGCAATCTTAGAGTTCTTGAGTTCTCCATTAACGCTCTTGAAACACCCTgagaaaaagaaaatacatatACATCAGCAAACGAAGTACATGGCCAGTAATCCAAAGCACCCGTTTGATAAGATTGCTAAGAAACAATGAGATTTAACTAGGATTAAAAACCATTTAGTCCTAAAATTTATAATTGTTTATCTCACCTGACGTATCCACCAATACACATAAGTTGAGATTTTGAACCCTTTGGTAGAGTCAAATTTCTCGATACCACGAAGTAATCCAATCAAACCACCCTACGACCAAATGAAAAAGAAGCAAATGAAGTtaagagacaaaaaaaaaacagttttgataACAACCGATGTTTTTTTATGCTTTTTgcaaactgataattaaattagATGCAAGACTGTAATAGGAGAACGAGTAATGATACTCATTGCTAACTGTGAGTATGGTGAAGGAGTAAGTAAAGAAAAATCAATCCACCTGAACAAGGTCAGCCAGTTCAGCACCCATGTGATCATATTTTTGAGCAATATACATGACTAAACGTACATTGCTCATTGCTAGCTTCTCTCTTGCCAAAGAACATTCCATCAGTACTGCTTGTAATTCCACACGTGGTATCCTCATGGAAGTTGCTAACTGTTCATCAGAGGGCTCATATCCTAATCGTTCCTTCAACCTAGAATCCCCGTCATAAAGATTAGGAAACACCTCCTAGAAATCATGACACGAATACCATATATCATAGTTAACAAGTACTGTAACAAACTTTTAGTTTCagaaaatcttctttttatgtgcACTTTTCTATGGATCCTCGTGATTATGACTGTTTTTGTAGATATATTAATCATGCTGGGCAACGAGCTAGTAACGccataaaataaataaagaagagtcGTCGTGCTTACCTTGACTTATGATCCTCCAAGGAAAGACCGGCCTTGATTTTCAATGAAAGGTGTACAACTTCTGTATGGGTGAGTAATTCTTCGCTTACGACGCCCTTAACATAACCTTGCAACCTGTTATGTAGCAACTCTGGACCGATTTGTTTCTTCCTTCTTAAAACCTTTAAATTAGAAACATGATTTTTATTCCTTGTACTAATCCGTCGCTCCCGAGCAGATATACCTGAACGGGCAACCTCTATATTCTTGTTACTTTCTTCTCCTGGCACAACCACGGTTCTTTTCCTCTCGAAAGAAAGGTTCCATTGCTTTTCCAGCATGGACTTCTGAAGTAAGAGAATAGCCTCCAGGGAAGAGCTAGACTGAGTATcagtttcatcctcttcttctaaGAAATCAGGCGATCCCCAAAATTCATCTGTAATTGAAGGTACAGAGGAAGATTCCAAATGTTCTGTAAGAGCATTTATGGATTGGGTATGTCGATTAGATGGAAAATTAGGACCAAAACTATCCGAAGTCTTCTTTGCAAATATTAAGCTAGTCTTCCCTGAAGCTACTTGATGATACTGTGTTAACCCATGCTCATGGACATTATATAGTTTTTCGGTGATATCAGAATAATAGAATGAAGAACCCAAAAGACCTTTTCCTGCACTTAACCCAATAACTGCAGTTGTTGCCATCATATATATAGAACCACCCTCAAATTGTTTGTTGGGGAAACACCATTCTACTTCCAAATGTCTAGAGCTTTCAAATCATAAAGGCCTTTCAGCTATGGTATTGATGTGTTTGTTAGATTGTTCTGCACAAGAGCTTCAGTTAAATCCTGTTATCGAGACATGCCACAACAATCAGAACTTAATGTGGCTACCCACTACCCAGGCAAGATAAAGCAATTTTATCAATAATCAAACGCAAGCTGCACAACCCTAAACGTTTTCACTATGCTTCCAGTGGGAGGAATGCAAGATCCAACAACAGTATATGACCAAGTAACAGGGAGCTGTGACAAAACTATTTGAAAAGGTTCTTATGGTACACATCCGCAGGAGCTATGTGGAACTATCGGAAATAATTGAAATGGAATAAAACCGCAGGAGACGGCATCACGAGACGGCATAAAATTGCACATGTCAGTATTATTTGAAGAAAGGTGTTCTAGAATTTCCTTCACATATATTGTCTCAATCTTAGAAAATACTCGTAAGATATTAATTGAAAACCACATATATTCACAAAATTAGTAAATCAAATAGACGAGAAATTGATTAGGAAAATTAGTTTTACATGGTTCATAaatttttcaactcattttgtttcttcttgtctTATGAATGTGAAGAGATATAAAATTACTTCACTAATCATGAGTTAATGATAAACGGATTCACATCTTTACAAGTTACTTGTTCCTAGATTGACGATAGATTCAAAACTAAGAATCTATTCAGCTGAATATAAATATGTAATGACTGGGAACAAACACAAGTAATCAAAATAGGTGCTGTAGTAAATTCAAACGAAGAACAATCCATGCTAAGGAAGTAGGAAGAAAACAGGGACTCAAAAAACAGAGCAAtatacataagaataaattcacaATTAGTAACTTAAAAGAGAGATGTAACGGCGGGATTGCTTAAGTTTGATTAATGGCGTACCTTCGTGAGAGAGAAACAGAGATACAGGAGAGAGTCGTTAGGAGTAGCAGAGTAGAGGTAATGGTAGTTGTATGTTAGATTCAGAGACGGTGAAAACAAGGCCAACAAGAAAGCAGAAACCTGTTCCGTTTattactttttttcttttagtaataACAAAAAAGATGATTTTTTCAGTTGAGAAAATGTAAAAGGATATTGAAAGATGAGAGATGATTGGTTCAAGGAAGATATTGGGCCCACATGTGAGTGTGGTGCAGAGTGTGCCATGAGTTATTCATATCATCATATCAAGTTATCAACCCATGTTATACACACGTCATACTACAAAACCCTATTGAATCACTATTCTTTTTTTAGTCcgtcaataaaattaaaaataaacgaAAATTATACAAGGACTAGATTAAACTCGCTCCAGCCGTGAGGCCACCACTAGTCCAATCTATTTGAAACGAAAGTATACCTTTCCAGGCCATTCTACAGATGGAATAAAGCCTGgactaccctcataaaactcaaaaatatcgTCAGCCAACAAACATGTTTGTTTGGGCAAAGCATCCGTTGAAAAATTAACTTCTCTATAGTTATGAACATAACGAATGTTATCATAAAAAAAATTCGCGAGCTTCCACTTCGAAACTAGCTGCCAAGGCAACTCACCCTTCTGAAAAGCttgaatgcaactcatcgaatctgAACGAATGCAAAGGTTTTTAACATTCCACCTCTTTGCTAGCATCGCTCCATAAATAACAACACACACTTCCGcaaaaaaattggtttgacagcCAAGGCCAACCGAAAGAACTCCTAGAACCGCTGCATTAGCATCTCTAAAAGTGACACCAGCTCCAGCTTGGCCTGGGTTGCCACGTGAGGCACTTTTAGATGCGAAGTGGCAACCCAGGCCAAGCTGGATCTGGTGTCACTTTAAGATGTTAGTTGCACCCTAAAATAATTCAAGATGCGAAGATCTTCTTGTGTATTGTACatatggcccttcattctaatcGAGTTATCACGGATAACCTGGTAAACTCTTCCTTTAAAACCAAGCTAATACATCTTAAAGTCTTCAAAAAACACCTTGTTTCGCATCTTCCATAACTCCGTGAAAATTGCAAGATTAGCAACTAGCCACAAGTCCTTTATCATCCTGCTCCGGCCTTTGGCAACCTTGTAAGAGGCACCAGATCTTCATTGGGCTGCAGATTAAAGATAATTGCCGTCCAAGCCCAAAATCTCTTAGCAACTCTGCAATGCCAAGTGATATGGCTCATTGTCTCGTTATTCTTCCTACACATGCGGCAAATCGTAGGCATACTCCTACCAGTCTTCTTGATAATATTATCTTCAGTTGCACAACATTGTTTCGCCCAGATTTTCCAATATTGCACACTCAaagtaggatgtacaacttgcctAGTGAACAAAGATGCAATAGGTAAAACTTCAGCTGGCGCTTTAATAGCAGCCTTTGCAGACTTGACTGAAAAAACACCCTTATTATCCAAATCCCAGATTTTGTAATCATCTCCACCAACAATAAGCGGTAGATTTTCAACATCAATATTACAACGAATCATCAAATCCCTCACGCGAGGAGGTATGGACCAagcaccatcaacaataatatcactcaccTTTGCCGTGAAATCATTTGGCCCAAAGTTTTATGCGGTAGGTTAGAGtccccaatgacgtaatattgcagaaattaacatgtaaggtagagttagtttgccctcTTTGTAACACAATCTTAGCTCCCCATCCGCTTCggttcccttggctaggttacccatgaggctcgttgGTAGGCTAGCAAAACAACCTGTTCAATTGAtatagtagtatgttgttggagcttagcttgttatgcTTCCAACTTAATGTAATTGCTAGGAGTCgaccattatttttctttttctgaaggATTATATTCATCCGAGGTGAACAACTTGAAAAATACATATATTATGTATCACAAAATCACTGTCATACTAGGAGTCgaccatttctttttctttttctgaaagaGTAAACAATTCCGGATTATATTCATCCGAGGTGAACAACTTGAAAAATACATATATTACGTATCACAAAATCACTGTCATACAATATAAGTATCAAGGGTGTTATTTGAATATTTCAGGGTGGAGAAGAAGATCAAAGGTTAAATATTTCGTTGAGGCAATGGAGATTTGATGATGCTCATATCATCTCAGTCAAAATATTCTTTCCAAAATTCTAGTTCGGTAAATTCTcagttattattatttatggatgatttcacgCCGAACGATATGgtaaattcaaattcaaaatcttcttcttataCGTCAAATTTGGCGGTTAAGAAATTAAATATGATTTGGAAAGAAGTGTCGGCAAAGCAGCTAAGTGGTAACCTAACTAAGGGTTCATTTACTTCGCCAGAAACCAATAGTGAGATTTGTATATCTTGGGTTAcagttcgaaaaaaaaaaaaaaaagtcaggtAAAGGTTCGGGTCAAAATATGGGCCAAATAGGGGAATGTTACCTACTAGTATTGGCTCTACCATTTTGATGGGTACTCCTGCCCATGACTTGAACCATATTGGTGGACTAAATCAAAATATGGTTCAGATGGTGGGGTGGTGTGTGTGTTTGTGGTTGAATTCTGCCCTACCATTTTGATGGAAACTCCTTCCCATGATTCAGTCCATGTGGGGCATGAGACATCTAGTTCGATggcttttgttagagcactgctcggtcgaactcgcaagcgttgctatctcaagcttgtttgtcaagtttagttgtcaaaactataagtcttggtttctattctacttatatctatgtctcggattaggatagtaagtgtagttgagctttgggTACATTATTTGTATGTCCTTAACCCagtaaatatatccttatacaacaataaacatgtccctactttttaataaccttatccatttaaaattagattactttaataccctcacccatatattatttttctttatttcaaaatggaacaaatttattcctctaccacttcaccaccaccaccaacattcaactaccattccaccaccaccactcagcgaccaccacctaccaaccgccaccaccactaatattccaccaccactccttcgcCATCACCATTACGCCACTACcattcctccaccaccactagtccgccatCGCCGTCGCCGCCACCACTTGTTCagatatttgtgtatcaacaacagtagttgatccaaataaaaatagaaccaatagtagaagttgatccaatttaggggatcaacaatggtatttaataaaaaaggatcaacaatagaagtttatccaatttaggggatcaacaatagtagttgatcccctaaattggatcaacaatgaaagttgatccatgtaaatggagtgaacttggcgtgagtcgaacacgcatcatctgtcatgaagtcagtcatgctaccattgcaccacaagtttaACATTGGAAGGAATTTACTAATTTAAACTacaaacatgatttaaactacaagcatgaatccaaggaaatattgtcaacaataggagttaaaaggatcaacaacagtagttgatcccataaaaaaatgggtcaacaataggagttgatcccataaatggatcaacaaccgtagttgatcccataaaaaattgggtcaacaatagcagttgatcccataaattggatcaacaacagtagttgatcccgtaAAAACTGAAGTATGTAGGTTTACTgaaaggacaattgctataccttGAACACCATCAAAAAATGCAACCAAcatcatacccaatctccaccacatTCGCTCTCAAACtccaccaccaacatcaccacAAACATCTAGAACCACCAATATTTATTAAAAAACACCACCAACCCCACTGAATCTATTACCAAcacacaccaccaccatcaccaccaccaccactgaatTTGTAAACAAAATAAGATTTAGATAATAAGACAATTAATGGTATGTATCACCATTTACATTAACACTAGCAGAAACTTAAATAAGAGAATCAAGGTAGACAAAAAATATCAGATTTAACCTTAAATctcaaaacaaaaacataaaatagatTTAGATAATACCTCCTCCACCGTCGTCGacaccagaaccaccaccaccatcatcattatTACTTCTCTATTCAATAAATCAAAGAAGTTTTACTCTAAAATTATCTGAAATCGTAACCCAAAATCAGATCTCGATCTATAATCGTAACCCAATATTTGTTCTCGATCTGTTTGAATCtgattttaaattttatataaagttgaaaaacaaacacaaaaacgtGTTAAATTTGTTGATACTAGATGCGGAGGTGGTGCTACTAGCTGTTGTGGTGGCGATAAAGATAAAGGTGGTAGTGAAAGCGATAAGGATGGTGCTGGTGTAGTTTTCGTCAAAGCATCAATGGAGAGGAGAAAGAATTGAAAAAGAAACGATTTTGGTTTTCTTAGAGAATAACGATTAGATCTGATAATATAAGAATAGGGTAAATTTGGAATAGTTGTTTTTCTCTTAATAGGCCAGGGATAAAAATATTGTGAAGAAGGATATATTTGAAGTCCGTCAGAACCAAGGACATATATTCAATTTCTACTTGAGATTTAGGCTCCACGGCATTCATCGaacgaagacgaataactactcaaggtagggatggtcatggggcgaGTATGGGgagggtatgccaatcccagtcactgccccgttccTAAAAAAAATACCCATCCCTGTCTCGTTACCTATATGAATTGgggcggggcgggtatggggaatacccatatagggcgggtttcccatgggttacccgtaacactgagttaatacataaatttgattataatcaaaacttaaatatgattcaaacaaaaataataacgtaagAACAATGCATTCTGAAATCTTAAAGTcagtaatttatcttaaagtgaacaaaagaataTGTTAATGACTTAtcagtttttctgttttttcctttctcattctatcttcgtccacgttaaccatttcattatctgcttcattttctctattttaacttttagagaatgtgtctgatcacaaaaaaaaacgaaagtgatgaatgtacaagaacaatcaagaatatgataaatgaaaaaagctcgactaagtggtggaagtataaaaattatacacattgttGCATAAAAGTCTAAACCCCTAAGTTATGAAAGGTACGGGGAGGGTATGGGGCGAGGACCTTGAATCCCGTCCCCACCCCATACCCGTAGCTTAGGTTTCGGATATTACCCATACCCGACCCCATCCCCATTTgtacgggtaaaaccctacccaaaCGGGACGGGTACCCATGAGGATGGGTTTTGatggggcaaatggccatccaTGACTCAAAGgaacttatggaacttcatcaacaaaaggtatgtggagacttgaacttatcaatcactcaaaagtctatctattctatcttctatttgagacaaaagtcgtattgctatatagacttcaattatacacatctgatatttcgagctgagtttaactcacttatccatttctcgaaatatgtgttggtaagctttcgctttaaccaagtttatctttactcttaacgaaagtcatattgattat comes from Papaver somniferum cultivar HN1 chromosome 7, ASM357369v1, whole genome shotgun sequence and encodes:
- the LOC113297533 gene encoding RNA polymerase sigma factor sigA-like; its protein translation is MMATTAVIGLSAGKGLLGSSFYYSDITEKLYNVHEHGLTQYHQVASGKTSLIFAKKTSDSFGPNFPSNRHTQSINALTEHLESSSVPSITDEFWGSPDFLEEEDETDTQSSSSLEAILLLQKSMLEKQWNLSFERKRTVVVPGEESNKNIEVARSGISARERRISTRNKNHVSNLKVLRRKKQIGPELLHNRLQGYVKGVVSEELLTHTEVVHLSLKIKAGLSLEDHKSRLKERLGYEPSDEQLATSMRIPRVELQAVLMECSLAREKLAMSNVRLVMYIAQKYDHMGAELADLVQGGLIGLLRGIEKFDSTKGFKISTYVYWWIRQGVSRALMENSRTLRLPSHLHERLSLIRNAKIRLEENGITPSVDRIAECLNMSKKKVTNATEAVSKIFSLDREAFPSINGLPGETLHSYITDTCLENNPWHGVDEWSLQEEVNNLISTTLGTREQDIIRLYYGLDKECLTWEDISRRIELSRERVRQVGLVALEKLKTAARKRKLEAMLVKH